A genomic segment from Oncorhynchus clarkii lewisi isolate Uvic-CL-2024 chromosome 12, UVic_Ocla_1.0, whole genome shotgun sequence encodes:
- the LOC139422848 gene encoding dual specificity protein phosphatase 4-like, whose translation MEENMVIMDELCEMDCNVLKRLLKDDSAKCLVLDCRSFLAFSAGHIRSAVNIRCNSIVRRRAKGSVSLDQILSSDEEVKARLKSGLYSAVILYDERTPDIDTVKDDSTITLVLNAVYRDTFGTEIFLLKGGYDRFFTEYPEFCLKTKTLSSFSTQSSLDACSSCGTPQTSHHDQAGPVEILPFLYLGSAFHASKKDMLDGMGISALLNVSSNCPNHFEGVYQYKCIPVEDNHKEDISSWFIEAIEFIDSVKDSNRRVLVHCQAGISRSATICLAYLMKKKRVRLDEAFEFVKQRRSIISPNFSFMGQLLQFESQVLATSCAVEAASPSAASLGPKSSSSPTSPFIFSFPVSVVAHGQPSSLAYLQSPITTSPSC comes from the exons ATGGAGGAAAATATGGTTATTATGGATGAACTTTGCGAAATGGATTGCAACGTTTTGAAAAGGTTGTTGAAGGACGACAGTGCGAAATGCCTGGTGCTGGACTGCCGATCATTTTTGGCGTTTAGCGCTGGACACATTCGGAGCGCAGTGAATATTCGCTGTAACTCCATTGTGAGAAGGCGAGCGAAGGGCTCGGTGAGTTTAGACCAGATTCTGTCGAGTGATGAAGAGGTCAAAGCCCGGCTGAAATCAGGACTGTACTCCGCTGTGATCCTCTACGACGAGAGGACGCCCGACATAGACACTGTTAAAGACGATAGCACAATCACTCTGGTGCTCAATGCAGTGTACAGAGACACATTTGGAACTGAAATATTTCTACTAAAAG GGGGCTACGACAGATTTTTCACGGAGTATCCCGAGTTCTGTTTGAAGACCAAAACGTTATCTTCGTTCTCTACCCAGTCCAGTTTGGACGCGTGTTCTTCCTGTGGAACTCCACAGACGTCCCACCATGACCAG GCTGGTCCAGTGGAGATTCTTCCCTTCCTGTACCTTGGCAGTGCCTTCCATGCCTCCAAAAAGGACATGCTGGACGGCATGGGCATCTCTGCCTTACTCAACGTGTCCTCTAACTGTCCCAACCACTTTGAGGGGGTCTACCAGTACAAGTGCATTCCTGTGGAGGACAACCACAAAGAGGACATCAGCTCCTGGTTCATAGAAGCCATTGAGTTTATCG ACTCTGTGAAAGACTCCAACAGACGTGTGCTGGTGCACTGCCAGGCGGGCATCTCTCGCTCTGCCACCATCTGCCTCGCATACCTGATGAAGAAGAAGCGTGTTCGGCTAGACGAAGCCTTTGAGTTCGTCAAGCAGCGCCGCAGTATCATCTCCCCCAATTTCAGCTTCATGGGTCAGCTGCTGCAGTTCGAGTCCCAGGTGCTGGCCACATCATGCGCAGTGGAGGCTGCCAGCCCCTCGGCAGCCAGCCTGGGCCCCAAGTCTTCCTCCAGCCCTACGTCGCCCTTCATCTTTAGCTTTCCCGTCTCCGTGGTAGCACATGGCCAGCCCAGCAGCCTGGCCTACCTGCAAAGTCCAATCACAACCTCACCCAGCTGCTGA